In one window of Rhodopseudomonas palustris HaA2 DNA:
- a CDS encoding thiamine pyrophosphate-binding protein, producing MKLSDYVIDFLAQRGVSHVFGISGGAAVHMFDSAAKHPDVTPIFPQHEQAAAIAADGYARATGKLGVAITTSGPGATNLLTGVCCAYYDSVPTLMITGQVATHRLKGNNDVRQLGFQETDVTSIFATVTKYAVQISDPATIRYHLEKAYYLAFEGRPGAVLIDLPDDLQRAEIDPEALASFVPETQIATTDLDAEIVALLPLIAQAKRPVLVLGGGLSTPRIGAALDQLIDRLAMPVLTTWAATDLIAHDHPLRVGPFGVYGPRLGNFTVQNADLILCLGSRLSQNVTGGILPSFAREATIVMVDASRGEMDKFDARGIAVATRIEARLDGFVPKLLGAIEAAPPRDEWLAQIAHWRSALPDDRPGPAPANAGFVDAYDFVDKLSETAPADELIYVDTGGNLTWTCNGFRIQRGQRLISDWNNTAMGYALPAAIGAAVQAKGGVSCIIGDGGLMLSLGELALLSRHRLPVRLFLFNNHGHGIQKQTLETWLDGNYVGVDAPSGLSFVDVAKVAEAMDLPVVTISRSADIAAKLREVYARQGPVFCNVEINPAQKLYPVLKFGAPLESQMPAIDDALIAREMIVPPFVPGAAPKHSGGAGV from the coding sequence GTGAAGCTCTCCGACTACGTCATCGACTTCCTCGCGCAGCGCGGCGTCAGCCATGTGTTCGGCATTTCCGGCGGCGCGGCGGTGCATATGTTCGATTCGGCGGCGAAGCATCCGGATGTCACGCCGATCTTCCCGCAGCACGAGCAGGCCGCCGCGATCGCCGCCGACGGCTACGCGCGCGCCACCGGCAAGCTCGGCGTCGCCATCACCACCTCCGGCCCCGGCGCGACCAATCTGCTGACCGGGGTGTGCTGCGCGTATTATGATTCAGTGCCGACGCTGATGATCACCGGGCAGGTCGCGACGCATCGGCTCAAGGGCAACAACGACGTCCGCCAGCTAGGCTTCCAGGAGACCGACGTGACGTCGATCTTCGCCACGGTGACGAAATATGCGGTGCAGATCTCCGATCCCGCGACGATCCGCTATCATCTGGAAAAGGCCTACTATCTCGCCTTCGAGGGCCGGCCCGGCGCGGTGCTGATCGATCTGCCGGACGATCTGCAGCGCGCCGAGATCGATCCGGAGGCGCTGGCGTCGTTCGTGCCGGAGACGCAGATCGCCACGACCGATCTCGACGCCGAGATCGTCGCCTTGCTGCCGCTGATCGCGCAGGCGAAGCGACCGGTGCTGGTGCTGGGCGGCGGGCTGTCGACGCCGCGGATCGGCGCCGCGCTCGATCAACTGATCGACCGGCTCGCCATGCCGGTGCTGACGACCTGGGCCGCGACCGATCTGATCGCGCATGATCATCCGCTGCGGGTCGGGCCGTTCGGTGTTTACGGGCCGCGGCTCGGCAATTTCACCGTGCAGAATGCCGACCTCATTCTCTGCCTCGGCAGCCGGCTGTCGCAGAACGTCACCGGCGGCATCCTGCCGTCGTTCGCGCGCGAGGCGACGATCGTGATGGTCGACGCCAGCCGCGGCGAGATGGACAAGTTCGACGCGCGCGGCATCGCCGTCGCGACGCGGATCGAGGCGCGGCTCGACGGGTTCGTGCCGAAGCTGCTCGGAGCGATCGAGGCCGCGCCGCCGCGCGACGAATGGCTGGCGCAGATCGCGCATTGGCGTAGCGCGCTGCCGGACGATCGTCCCGGTCCCGCGCCCGCCAATGCAGGCTTCGTGGACGCCTACGACTTCGTCGACAAGTTGAGCGAGACCGCGCCCGCCGACGAGCTGATCTATGTCGACACCGGCGGCAATCTGACCTGGACCTGCAACGGCTTCCGCATCCAGCGCGGCCAGCGGCTGATCTCCGACTGGAACAACACCGCGATGGGCTATGCGCTGCCGGCCGCGATCGGCGCGGCGGTGCAGGCGAAGGGCGGGGTGAGCTGCATCATCGGCGATGGCGGCCTGATGCTGTCGCTCGGCGAACTGGCGCTGCTGTCGCGTCACAGGCTGCCGGTGCGGCTGTTCCTGTTCAACAATCACGGGCACGGCATCCAGAAGCAGACATTGGAGACCTGGCTCGACGGCAACTATGTCGGCGTCGATGCGCCGAGCGGATTGTCGTTCGTCGATGTCGCCAAGGTCGCCGAGGCGATGGACCTGCCGGTGGTCACGATCAGCCGCAGCGCGGACATCGCCGCCAAGCTGCGCGAGGTCTATGCGCGGCAGGGACCGGTGTTCTGCAATGTCGAGATCAATCCCGCGCAGAAGCTGTATCCGGTGCTGAAATTCGGCGCGCCGCTGGAAAGCCAGATGCCGGCGATCGACGACGCGCTGATCGCGCGCGAGATGATCGTGCCGCCGTTCGTCCCCGGCGCGGCGCCGAAGCACAGCGGCGGCGCGGGGGTGTGA
- a CDS encoding nucleotidyltransferase family protein, with the protein MSAPAKALLVAAGLGTRLHPLTDVLPKCLMPIAGRPLLGLWLAMLRDAGFSEIVVNLHHHAELVGEYIRRSPWAAHVVLAPEETLLGTGGTLLRHRERFAEGPTLFAHADNLSLFSPRDFLAAHAARLSDCAMTMMSFVTDHPQSCGILTLDDRGRVLQMDEKPQQPKGDLANAAVYVIEPAVIDFIASLGKPVVDFSTEVLPVFMGRIFSFHNGSYHRDVGTPASLALAQLDYPLAVAQFDASRRHCEEAQPTKQSSSVHGAMDCFASLAMTGDDPWFGLMTDNDGTLAKAFARAAAKTYGGAR; encoded by the coding sequence GTGAGCGCGCCGGCGAAAGCGCTGCTGGTTGCGGCGGGGCTCGGCACGCGGCTGCATCCGCTGACCGATGTGCTGCCGAAATGCCTGATGCCGATTGCCGGCCGGCCGCTGCTCGGGCTGTGGCTGGCGATGCTGCGCGACGCAGGCTTTTCGGAGATCGTCGTCAATCTGCATCACCACGCCGAATTGGTGGGCGAGTACATCCGGCGCTCGCCGTGGGCCGCCCACGTCGTGCTCGCGCCTGAAGAGACGCTGCTCGGCACCGGCGGCACGCTGCTGCGGCACCGCGAACGCTTCGCCGAAGGACCGACGCTGTTCGCCCATGCCGACAATCTCAGCCTGTTTTCGCCGCGCGATTTTCTTGCTGCGCACGCCGCGCGGCTGTCGGATTGCGCGATGACGATGATGAGTTTCGTCACCGATCATCCGCAGAGCTGCGGCATCCTCACGCTCGATGATCGAGGCCGCGTGCTGCAGATGGACGAGAAGCCGCAGCAGCCCAAGGGCGATCTCGCCAATGCGGCGGTCTATGTGATCGAGCCCGCAGTGATCGATTTCATTGCCTCGCTCGGCAAGCCCGTGGTCGATTTCTCGACCGAAGTGCTGCCGGTGTTCATGGGCCGGATCTTCTCGTTTCACAACGGTAGCTATCATCGCGACGTCGGCACGCCAGCCAGCCTGGCGCTGGCGCAGCTCGATTATCCGCTGGCCGTCGCGCAGTTCGACGCCTCTCGTCGTCATTGCGAGGAGGCGCAGCCGACGAAGCAATCCAGCTCAGTGCACGGGGCCATGGATTGCTTCGCTTCGCTCGCAATGACGGGGGATGATCCCTGGTTCGGCCTGATGACCGACAACGATGGCACGCTGGCCAAGGCGTTCGCGCGCGCGGCGGCGAAGACCTATGGCGGAGCACGCTAG
- a CDS encoding SDR family NAD(P)-dependent oxidoreductase, translated as MPGSVIIAAISSDIGVQLARLYRAQGFAVIGTYRSTEDLDQLKADAGIHLVPCDLSDADSVRRASAEIAALNKPWERFISAAGQLSPIGDFFGRDFGEWEASLSLNAVAQMRLLHALYPLRQTSAVAKVAFLVGGGINGPFRNYSAYCLGKVMLLKLCELLDDEYPDVHAIAVGTGWVNTKIHRQTVAAGDSAGVNLRRTLEFLDSGQQGTSIPDILGCIEWAFGAGRAATGGRNFSVVHDAWRDGGATLAARLEADGNIYKLRRHGN; from the coding sequence ATGCCCGGCAGTGTGATCATCGCGGCGATCTCCAGCGACATCGGCGTGCAACTGGCGAGGCTGTATCGCGCGCAGGGCTTCGCGGTGATCGGGACCTATCGCTCGACCGAAGACCTGGATCAACTGAAGGCCGACGCCGGCATACATCTGGTGCCTTGCGATTTGTCGGACGCTGACAGCGTGCGGCGAGCGAGCGCCGAGATCGCGGCGCTGAACAAGCCGTGGGAGCGCTTCATCAGCGCGGCGGGGCAATTGTCGCCGATCGGCGATTTCTTCGGGCGCGATTTCGGCGAATGGGAAGCGTCGCTGTCGTTGAATGCGGTGGCGCAGATGCGGCTGCTGCACGCGCTCTATCCGCTGCGTCAGACCAGCGCCGTGGCGAAGGTGGCGTTCCTGGTCGGCGGCGGCATCAACGGACCGTTCCGCAACTACTCGGCTTATTGTCTCGGCAAGGTGATGCTGCTGAAGCTGTGCGAACTGCTCGACGATGAATATCCGGACGTCCATGCCATCGCGGTCGGCACCGGCTGGGTCAACACCAAGATCCATCGCCAGACCGTCGCGGCTGGTGACTCCGCCGGTGTCAATCTCCGCCGCACGCTGGAATTTCTCGACAGCGGCCAGCAGGGCACCAGCATCCCGGATATTCTCGGCTGCATCGAATGGGCATTCGGCGCTGGCCGCGCCGCCACCGGCGGGCGCAATTTCTCGGTGGTGCACGATGCCTGGCGCGACGGCGGCGCGACGCTGGCCGCGCGGCTCGAAGCCGACGGCAACATCTACAAGCTGCGGCGGCACGGCAATTGA
- a CDS encoding thiamine pyrophosphate-dependent dehydrogenase E1 component subunit alpha: MSELPRRLLFDMMRIRAVEETIAKRYGEQKMRCPTHLSVGQEAVAAAAGAALEPADLAVSGHRAHAHYLAKGGSLKAMIAEIYGRVTGCSRGKGGSMHLIDESAGFMGSTAIVGGTVPVGVGLAYPMKLKRTGQIACVFLGDAVPETGVFFEAVNFAVLKKLPVLFLCENNGYSVYSPLSVRQPPGRRLYEMVAGFGLPTHHGDGNDARAVHAALSEGVAAIRAGEGPRFYEFETYRWREHCGPNYDNDIGYRSAAEYEAWKLRDPVPALQRALIGEGVVSESGIAAMQAEIDAEIDEAFAFAEASPFPDAGEAFTDVYARPA; this comes from the coding sequence ATGAGCGAGCTGCCGCGCCGCCTGCTGTTTGACATGATGCGCATCCGCGCCGTCGAGGAGACGATCGCTAAGCGCTACGGCGAGCAGAAGATGCGCTGCCCGACGCATCTGTCGGTCGGGCAGGAGGCGGTGGCGGCCGCGGCCGGCGCGGCACTGGAACCGGCCGATCTCGCCGTCAGCGGCCACCGCGCGCATGCGCATTATCTCGCCAAGGGCGGCTCGCTGAAGGCGATGATCGCCGAGATCTACGGCCGTGTCACCGGCTGCTCGCGCGGCAAGGGCGGCTCGATGCATCTGATCGACGAGAGCGCCGGCTTCATGGGCTCGACCGCGATCGTCGGCGGCACCGTGCCGGTCGGCGTCGGGCTCGCTTATCCGATGAAGCTGAAGCGGACCGGGCAGATTGCCTGCGTGTTCCTCGGCGACGCCGTGCCGGAGACCGGGGTGTTCTTCGAGGCGGTGAACTTCGCTGTGCTGAAGAAACTCCCGGTGCTGTTCCTGTGTGAGAACAACGGCTATTCGGTGTATTCGCCGCTGTCGGTGCGCCAGCCGCCGGGGCGCAGGCTGTACGAGATGGTCGCGGGCTTCGGCCTGCCCACGCATCACGGCGACGGCAACGACGCCCGCGCGGTGCACGCCGCGCTGAGCGAGGGCGTCGCGGCGATCCGCGCCGGCGAGGGGCCGCGGTTCTACGAGTTCGAGACCTATCGCTGGCGCGAGCATTGCGGCCCGAACTACGACAACGACATCGGCTATCGCAGCGCCGCCGAATACGAAGCGTGGAAGCTGCGCGATCCGGTGCCGGCGCTGCAGCGCGCGCTGATCGGCGAGGGCGTAGTCAGCGAGTCCGGCATCGCCGCGATGCAGGCCGAGATCGACGCCGAGATCGACGAGGCGTTCGCCTTCGCCGAGGCGTCGCCGTTTCCCGACGCGGGCGAGGCCTTCACCGACGTCTATGCGAGGCCGGCATGA
- a CDS encoding zinc-binding dehydrogenase yields the protein MPVTFRAAVLRELNRPLAIETVEAPPLAAGQVLVKLAYSGVCHSQVMEARGGRGVDRYLPHMLGHEGSGVVVETGAGVTKVKTGDRVILGWIKGKGADAQGIRYKSGDGFINAGAVTTFNEYAVVAENRVTLLPQGLPMDVAVLFGCALPVGAGIVINIAKPAPGSTLAVFGLGGIGLSALMACKLFDCRQLIAVDVEPAKLAMARELGATATIDASQQDPVAAIRELTGGLGVDYAIESAGLVRVIEQAFDATRRFGGLCVFASHPRSGEKIALDPFELICGKRILGTWGGDANPDRDVDLLAGLFRAGKLPLASMFSRRYALDEINIALDDLEQRRSVRPLIEIDATLG from the coding sequence ATGCCCGTGACCTTCCGCGCCGCCGTTCTTCGTGAGCTGAATCGGCCGCTCGCCATCGAGACCGTCGAGGCGCCGCCGCTCGCGGCCGGGCAGGTGCTGGTCAAGCTGGCGTATTCCGGGGTGTGCCACAGCCAGGTGATGGAAGCGCGGGGCGGCCGCGGCGTCGATCGCTATCTGCCGCACATGCTCGGCCACGAGGGCTCGGGCGTCGTGGTCGAGACCGGCGCCGGCGTGACCAAGGTGAAGACGGGCGATCGCGTCATCCTCGGCTGGATCAAGGGCAAAGGCGCCGACGCGCAGGGCATCCGCTACAAGAGCGGCGACGGCTTCATCAATGCCGGCGCGGTGACGACGTTCAACGAATACGCCGTGGTCGCGGAGAACCGCGTGACCCTGCTGCCGCAGGGCCTGCCGATGGACGTCGCGGTGCTGTTCGGCTGCGCGCTGCCGGTCGGCGCCGGCATCGTCATCAATATCGCCAAGCCCGCGCCCGGCAGCACGCTCGCGGTGTTCGGGCTCGGCGGCATCGGGTTGTCGGCGCTGATGGCGTGCAAGCTGTTCGACTGCAGGCAACTGATCGCCGTCGATGTCGAGCCCGCGAAGCTGGCGATGGCGCGCGAACTCGGCGCCACCGCGACGATCGATGCGTCGCAGCAGGATCCGGTCGCTGCGATCCGGGAGCTGACCGGCGGGCTCGGTGTCGACTACGCCATTGAATCCGCCGGCCTGGTGCGCGTCATCGAGCAGGCGTTCGACGCCACGCGGCGGTTCGGCGGGCTGTGCGTGTTCGCCTCGCATCCGCGTTCCGGCGAAAAGATCGCGCTCGACCCGTTCGAACTGATCTGCGGCAAGCGCATCCTCGGCACCTGGGGTGGCGACGCCAATCCGGACCGCGACGTCGACCTGCTCGCCGGCCTGTTCCGCGCCGGCAAGCTGCCGCTGGCCTCGATGTTCAGCCGCCGCTACGCGCTCGACGAGATCAACATCGCCCTCGACGATCTCGAACAGCGCCGCAGCGTGCGGCCGCTGATCGAAATCGATGCGACATTGGGCTGA
- a CDS encoding alpha-ketoacid dehydrogenase subunit beta, producing MSTSFAAAIRDGLATALAADDSVICFGLGTDDPKGVFGTTLDLHKQFGPDRVFDMPTSEAAMTGIAIGAALNGLRPVMTHQRLDFALLSLDQLVNNAAKWRFMFGGARGVPITIRMIIGRGWGQGPTHSQSLQSWFAHIPGLKVVMPTTAEDAKGLLLASIFDDDPVIFLEHRWLHNMNGEVPAGDVREPLGKARVVRSGDAVTIVAMSYMTVEALHAVDHLAAQGISCELIDLRTIRPLDWPAVIASVHKTGRLLALDPGHLTGGVAGEIVARIATDHFSSLTCAPQRLAAPDVPEATSPALTKNYHVRAEHIAEAVGRMLGREVETASLVSRRQFPHDVPGDWFSGPF from the coding sequence ATGAGCACGAGTTTCGCCGCCGCCATCCGTGATGGCCTCGCCACGGCGCTCGCCGCCGACGACAGCGTCATCTGCTTCGGGCTCGGCACCGACGATCCCAAAGGCGTGTTCGGTACTACGCTCGATTTGCACAAGCAATTCGGCCCGGACCGGGTGTTCGACATGCCGACCTCGGAAGCGGCGATGACCGGGATCGCGATCGGCGCCGCGCTGAACGGGCTGCGCCCGGTGATGACGCATCAGCGGCTCGACTTCGCGCTGCTGTCGCTCGATCAATTGGTCAACAACGCCGCCAAATGGCGCTTCATGTTCGGCGGCGCCCGCGGCGTGCCGATCACCATCCGGATGATCATCGGCCGCGGCTGGGGCCAGGGGCCGACGCATTCGCAGAGCCTGCAATCCTGGTTCGCGCATATTCCCGGGCTGAAAGTGGTGATGCCGACCACCGCCGAGGACGCCAAGGGCCTGCTGCTGGCCTCGATCTTCGACGACGATCCGGTGATCTTCCTCGAGCATCGCTGGCTGCACAATATGAATGGCGAGGTGCCCGCCGGCGACGTCCGCGAACCGCTCGGCAAGGCGCGCGTGGTGCGTAGCGGTGACGCGGTGACGATCGTGGCGATGAGCTACATGACGGTGGAGGCGCTGCACGCGGTCGATCACCTCGCCGCGCAGGGCATCAGTTGTGAGCTGATCGATCTGCGCACGATCCGCCCGCTGGACTGGCCGGCGGTGATCGCCTCGGTGCACAAGACCGGCCGGCTGCTGGCGCTCGACCCCGGCCATCTCACCGGCGGCGTCGCCGGCGAGATCGTGGCGCGGATCGCGACCGATCATTTCAGCAGCCTGACATGCGCGCCGCAGCGGCTCGCCGCGCCCGACGTGCCGGAAGCGACCAGCCCGGCGCTGACCAAGAATTATCACGTCCGCGCCGAGCACATCGCCGAGGCCGTCGGCCGGATGCTCGGCCGCGAGGTCGAGACCGCGTCGCTCGTTTCCAGACGCCAGTTCCCGCACGACGTGCCGGGCGACTGGTTCTCCGGGCCGTTCTGA
- a CDS encoding PfkB family carbohydrate kinase, which produces MLHPETEATLQGIRAEAGPDRAIVFVSGNFNIVHPGHLRLLKFAAECGDVLVVGVVADPGFDWMLPSDLRLEGVHAIGFVDHAFLLRDRPEDVVAALKPAVVVKGKEHEGADNPEKPVLDSYGGRLLFSSGEVAFSSLDLIRREFREFNPSSIFKPLDYPRRHRFDVADLKTVLAKFPTLKVLVIGDLIVDEYIACDPLGMSQEDPTIVVTPVLRELFVGGAGIVAGHAAGMGCKVSLLTVGGKDAMADLARERLASYDVDATILTDESRPTTCKQRFRAGNKTLLRVSHLKQHDIDVDLQDSMLATVRDKLPNIDLVVFSDFNYGCLPTKLVEAISALCRERSIPMVADSQSSSQVGDISRFRNMLLIKPTEREARLALRDFDSGLVVLVEALRQKAKAKNVILTLAAEGLLVHAAGGRGGSVLTDRLPAFNTAPKDAAGAGDSFFVCAGLALAVGTDIWRAAYLASIAAACQVGRIGNIPVTAADIIKELDA; this is translated from the coding sequence ATGCTGCATCCCGAGACCGAAGCGACGCTGCAGGGGATCCGGGCCGAAGCCGGGCCGGACCGCGCCATCGTGTTCGTCTCCGGCAATTTCAATATCGTCCATCCCGGCCATCTGCGGCTGCTGAAATTCGCAGCCGAATGCGGCGACGTTCTGGTCGTCGGCGTCGTCGCCGATCCCGGCTTCGACTGGATGCTGCCGAGCGATCTGCGGCTCGAGGGCGTGCATGCGATCGGCTTCGTCGATCATGCCTTCCTGCTGCGCGACAGGCCCGAGGACGTCGTCGCCGCGTTGAAGCCCGCGGTGGTGGTGAAGGGCAAGGAGCACGAGGGCGCGGACAATCCCGAGAAGCCGGTGCTGGATTCCTACGGTGGTCGTTTGCTGTTTTCGTCCGGCGAGGTCGCGTTCTCGTCGCTGGATCTGATCCGGCGCGAATTCCGCGAGTTCAATCCGTCGTCGATCTTCAAGCCGCTGGACTATCCGCGCCGCCATCGCTTCGACGTCGCCGATCTCAAGACGGTGCTGGCGAAATTCCCGACGCTGAAGGTGCTGGTGATCGGCGATCTGATCGTCGACGAATACATCGCCTGCGATCCGCTCGGCATGTCGCAGGAAGATCCGACCATCGTGGTCACGCCGGTGCTGCGTGAATTGTTCGTCGGCGGCGCCGGCATCGTCGCCGGCCATGCCGCGGGGATGGGCTGCAAGGTCAGCCTGCTCACCGTCGGCGGCAAGGACGCGATGGCCGATCTCGCCCGCGAGCGGCTCGCCTCGTACGATGTCGACGCGACCATCCTGACCGACGAGAGCCGGCCGACCACCTGCAAGCAGCGTTTTCGCGCCGGTAACAAGACGCTGCTGCGCGTCAGCCACCTCAAGCAGCACGACATCGACGTCGATCTGCAGGACAGCATGCTGGCGACGGTGCGCGACAAGCTACCGAATATCGACCTCGTGGTGTTCTCCGATTTCAACTATGGCTGCCTGCCGACCAAGCTGGTCGAGGCGATCTCGGCGCTGTGCCGCGAGCGGTCGATCCCGATGGTCGCCGACAGCCAGTCGTCGTCGCAGGTCGGCGACATCTCGCGCTTCCGCAACATGTTGTTGATCAAGCCGACCGAGCGCGAGGCGCGGCTGGCGCTGCGCGATTTCGACTCCGGCCTGGTGGTGCTGGTCGAGGCGTTGCGGCAGAAGGCGAAGGCGAAGAACGTGATCCTGACGCTCGCCGCCGAAGGCCTGCTGGTGCACGCCGCCGGCGGCCGCGGCGGCTCGGTGCTGACCGATCGGCTGCCGGCGTTCAACACCGCGCCGAAGGACGCCGCGGGGGCCGGGGATTCGTTCTTCGTCTGCGCGGGGCTCGCGCTCGCCGTCGGCACCGACATCTGGCGCGCCGCCTATCTCGCCTCGATCGCGGCGGCCTGCCAGGTCGGCCGCATCGGCAACATTCCGGTCACCGCCGCCGATATCATCAAGGAACTCGACGCGTGA
- a CDS encoding tetratricopeptide repeat protein, with product MQPGRNKAPSASPPYDKSYEPVLLLMRARVMHQAGQYDEAKSAYKKVLKKSPNNFQALHFLGLAEFQTGHFDAGIRSLKRALIEDPKSAQAQSDLGSVLNAAQRYDEALVACDKAIALDPALAFAHANRGNVLITLGRYDEAVASLDRALELVPDHTDTWNDRGNALHKLGRYDEALNSYAQAIRIDPLHDVAFMNQATTLKEMKQFDLALASYDRALSIGKRPIDAGIARADLLLQMKNVEGALATCTALLKIEPDFVPALTLLGNCMASLGDADTATALHGRALALKPDYEPAISSRIFSMDFCSDADFQSQQAARADWWKHVGARLYKSHAAPLANDRDPERRLVVGYVSADFRQHSAAFSFRPVIENHDRTQVEVICYSGVVLPDAATKSFEAIADRWRDSSQWTDARLADTIRADKVDILIDLSGHSAGNRLRVFARKPAPVQVTAWGHATGTGLPVIDYLLADPVAVPNEVRQFYAEAIYDLPSIVIIEPPPAGLHATELPFDRNGYLTYGSLNRISKISDAAIAAWARIMTGNPTSRLILKDHQIDDPAVRQTLLDKFAAQGIAAERLTLLGSTSRQEHLETLQQIDLGLDPFPQAGGVSTWEALHMGVPVVSRLGNTVASRVGSAILSAAGLPDFIATSEERYIAIALDPDRERLRAIRRGLPAFIAERCGPAAYTRAVEDAYRTMWRRWCATPADAKPADGKRR from the coding sequence ATGCAGCCCGGACGCAACAAGGCCCCCAGCGCCTCGCCGCCCTACGACAAATCCTACGAGCCCGTGCTGCTGCTGATGCGGGCGCGGGTGATGCACCAGGCCGGGCAATACGACGAGGCGAAATCCGCCTACAAGAAGGTGCTGAAGAAGAGCCCGAACAACTTCCAGGCGCTGCACTTTCTCGGCCTCGCCGAATTTCAGACCGGACATTTCGACGCCGGCATCCGCTCGCTGAAGCGCGCGCTGATCGAAGACCCGAAATCGGCGCAGGCGCAGTCCGACCTCGGCAGCGTGCTCAACGCCGCGCAGCGCTACGACGAAGCGCTGGTCGCCTGCGACAAGGCGATCGCGCTGGATCCGGCGCTCGCCTTCGCCCATGCCAATCGCGGCAACGTGCTGATCACGCTCGGCCGCTACGACGAAGCGGTCGCCAGCCTCGACCGGGCGCTCGAGCTCGTTCCGGACCACACCGACACCTGGAACGACCGCGGCAACGCGCTGCACAAGCTCGGCCGCTACGACGAGGCGCTGAACAGCTACGCCCAGGCGATCAGGATCGATCCGCTGCACGACGTCGCCTTCATGAACCAGGCGACCACGCTGAAGGAGATGAAGCAGTTCGACCTGGCGCTGGCGAGCTACGACCGCGCGCTGTCGATCGGCAAGCGACCGATCGACGCCGGCATCGCGCGCGCCGATCTGCTGCTGCAGATGAAGAACGTCGAGGGCGCGCTCGCGACCTGCACGGCGCTGCTGAAGATCGAGCCCGACTTCGTCCCCGCCCTGACGCTGCTCGGCAATTGCATGGCCTCGCTCGGCGACGCCGACACCGCGACCGCGCTGCACGGCCGCGCGCTGGCGCTGAAGCCGGACTACGAGCCGGCAATTTCCAGCCGGATCTTCTCGATGGACTTCTGCTCCGATGCGGACTTCCAGTCGCAGCAGGCCGCGCGCGCGGACTGGTGGAAGCACGTCGGCGCGCGGCTGTACAAGAGCCATGCGGCGCCGCTCGCCAACGATCGCGACCCAGAGCGCCGCCTGGTGGTCGGTTACGTCTCGGCCGATTTCCGCCAGCATTCCGCGGCGTTCTCGTTCCGCCCGGTGATCGAGAATCACGACCGCACGCAGGTCGAAGTGATCTGCTACTCCGGCGTCGTGCTGCCCGACGCCGCGACCAAATCGTTCGAGGCGATCGCCGACAGGTGGCGCGACTCCTCGCAGTGGACCGACGCCAGGCTCGCCGACACGATCCGCGCCGACAAGGTCGACATCCTGATCGACCTGTCGGGCCATTCGGCCGGCAACCGCCTGCGGGTGTTCGCGCGAAAGCCGGCGCCGGTGCAGGTCACCGCCTGGGGCCACGCCACCGGCACCGGCCTGCCGGTGATCGACTATCTGCTGGCCGATCCGGTCGCGGTACCCAACGAGGTTCGACAGTTCTATGCGGAAGCGATCTACGATCTGCCCTCGATCGTGATCATCGAACCGCCGCCTGCGGGGCTGCATGCCACCGAGCTGCCGTTCGACCGCAACGGCTATCTGACCTACGGCTCGCTCAACCGCATCAGCAAGATCTCGGATGCGGCGATCGCGGCCTGGGCGCGGATCATGACCGGCAATCCGACCTCGCGGCTGATCCTGAAGGATCACCAGATCGACGATCCCGCCGTGCGACAGACGCTGCTCGACAAGTTCGCCGCGCAAGGCATCGCCGCCGAACGCCTCACGCTGCTCGGTTCGACGTCGCGGCAGGAGCATCTGGAGACGCTGCAACAGATCGACCTCGGCCTCGATCCGTTCCCGCAAGCCGGCGGCGTTTCGACCTGGGAAGCGCTGCATATGGGCGTGCCGGTGGTGAGCCGGCTCGGCAACACCGTCGCCAGCCGGGTTGGCTCTGCGATCCTGTCGGCCGCCGGCCTGCCGGACTTCATCGCCACCAGCGAAGAGCGCTACATCGCGATCGCGCTCGATCCGGATCGCGAGCGGCTGCGCGCGATCCGCCGCGGCCTGCCCGCCTTCATCGCCGAGCGCTGCGGCCCCGCCGCCTACACCCGCGCCGTCGAGGACGCCTACCGCACGATGTGGCGCCGCTGGTGCGCGACGCCGGCGGACGCGAAGCCGGCGGACGGCAAGCGGCGCTGA